One Candidatus Marinarcus aquaticus genomic window carries:
- a CDS encoding CPXCG motif-containing cysteine-rich protein: MDEIHIQCPYCHQAISILLDTGVFEHTTVVEDCEVCCRPIEVSYDVHDEEITSYSYQSIEGNEF; encoded by the coding sequence ATGGATGAGATTCATATACAGTGTCCTTATTGTCATCAAGCCATATCGATACTTTTAGATACGGGCGTTTTTGAGCACACCACGGTAGTAGAAGATTGCGAAGTGTGTTGCCGACCCATTGAAGTTTCCTATGATGTGCACGATGAAGAGATCACCTCTTATTCGTACCAAAGCATTGAGGGCAATGAGTTTTAA
- a CDS encoding TRM11 family SAM-dependent methyltransferase encodes MKDLNPEIFEEECTTVWSFSRRGSWATHNSKYRGNWAPEIVRNLILRYSNEEDYLLDPMIGGGTTAIECKLLNRNLLALDINPNAIELTNTALNFECEYTPNIKVELNDSRKLTMLKDESIDFVLNHPPYADIVKYSDKQIKEDLSNIHDLEKFCDEYEQVIKEMHRVLKPNKFCAILIGDTRRNKMYQPLAYMVMSKFLENGFALKEDIIKHQHNCKATGFCVNKSKNYNFLLIMHEHLFIFQKLV; translated from the coding sequence ATGAAAGATTTAAATCCAGAGATTTTTGAAGAAGAGTGTACTACTGTTTGGAGCTTTTCAAGACGTGGAAGTTGGGCAACTCATAATTCTAAATATAGAGGTAACTGGGCTCCTGAGATTGTAAGAAATCTTATTCTTCGTTACTCAAATGAAGAAGATTATTTACTTGATCCAATGATAGGCGGTGGTACCACAGCTATAGAGTGTAAACTTTTAAATCGAAACTTGCTAGCACTAGATATTAATCCTAATGCAATAGAATTAACAAATACAGCTTTAAATTTTGAATGTGAATATACACCAAATATAAAAGTTGAACTTAATGATAGTAGAAAACTAACTATGTTAAAAGATGAAAGTATTGATTTTGTACTAAATCATCCACCTTATGCTGATATAGTAAAATATAGTGATAAACAAATAAAAGAAGACTTATCAAATATTCATGATTTAGAAAAGTTTTGTGATGAATATGAGCAAGTAATTAAAGAGATGCATAGAGTTCTAAAACCAAATAAATTTTGTGCTATATTAATAGGTGATACAAGAAGAAATAAAATGTATCAACCTTTAGCTTATATGGTAATGAGTAAATTTTTAGAAAATGGATTTGCTTTAAAAGAAGATATCATTAAACATCAACATAACTGCAAAGCTACAGGTTTTTGCGTAAATAAATCAAAAAATTATAATTTTTTACTTATCATGCATGAACATTTATTTATATTTCAAAAGCTAGTATGA
- the mutY gene encoding A/G-specific adenine glycosylase: MKKTALIKWYEQHGRHGLPWRKTTNPYHIYLSEIMLQQTQVKTVLERFYFQFLEKFPTLESLAKAKEDEVLKAWEGLGYYTRARNLHKTAQMTQGVLPNSVEALESLAGIGPSTARAIACFAFGVSVPILDGNVKRILYRYFAKTKANDKELWALSTKLFAPNKNFAYEHNQAMMDIGSFICTLRNPKCEQCPFENECLGKNEPHSYPEKKKKKAKELRNRYLVIYTHKNSIALFQNEQNLLKGLYSFKQYEEEVDESYVYLGEIKHEYSHISLRAKVYTKEVSKSTFKQWFDEETLGQMALSRADHKALELFSQKV, encoded by the coding sequence TTGAAAAAAACAGCTTTGATTAAATGGTATGAACAACATGGACGGCACGGTTTGCCGTGGCGAAAAACAACCAACCCTTACCATATATACTTAAGTGAAATCATGCTTCAACAAACACAAGTAAAGACGGTGTTAGAGCGGTTTTATTTTCAATTTTTAGAGAAATTTCCGACCTTAGAATCCCTTGCAAAAGCAAAAGAAGATGAGGTTTTAAAAGCGTGGGAAGGTTTGGGTTATTATACACGTGCCAGAAACTTGCATAAAACAGCACAAATGACGCAAGGTGTTTTGCCAAACTCTGTGGAAGCGTTGGAGAGTTTAGCTGGAATAGGTCCCTCAACGGCGCGAGCCATTGCTTGTTTTGCATTTGGGGTGAGTGTTCCCATACTTGATGGAAATGTCAAACGGATTTTATACCGATACTTTGCCAAAACAAAAGCCAATGACAAAGAGTTGTGGGCGCTTTCAACTAAGCTTTTTGCACCCAACAAAAACTTTGCGTATGAACACAACCAAGCGATGATGGACATAGGCTCTTTTATCTGTACTTTGCGAAACCCCAAGTGTGAGCAATGCCCTTTTGAAAATGAGTGTTTAGGAAAAAATGAGCCTCACTCTTATCCAGAAAAAAAGAAGAAAAAAGCAAAAGAGCTCCGCAATCGATATTTGGTGATTTATACGCATAAAAACAGCATTGCACTGTTTCAAAATGAACAAAACTTGCTTAAAGGGTTGTACAGTTTCAAACAGTACGAAGAGGAAGTGGATGAGTCGTATGTCTATTTGGGTGAAATCAAACATGAGTATTCACATATCTCTTTACGCGCCAAAGTCTACACCAAAGAGGTTTCAAAGAGCACTTTTAAGCAGTGGTTTGATGAAGAGACATTGGGGCAGATGGCTTTGAGTCGAGCCGATCACAAAGCATTGGAGTTGTTCTCTCAAAAAGTCTAA
- a CDS encoding L-lactate permease → MDVSIQALFAALPIVVAAILLVGLRLPAKKAMPVVFIATVLVAFYVWDVSFNRIVASSIQGFLITIAVLWIIFGAILLLNTLKHSGAIKVIREGFNNVSPDRRVQVIIIAWLFGSFIEGASGFGTPAAIAAPLLVAIGFPAMAAVMIGMMIQSTPVSFGAVGTPILIGVNKGLDAQSIGLSLEAVGSNWETFLQLITSEVAIIHGITGTLIPLFMVIMLTRFFGENRSWTEGLSIVPFAIFSGLAFTIPYALTGIFLGAEFPSLIGALIGLPLVIFAAKKGFLIPKDSWDFAPKEKWPIHWVSKLEMNLDAMNTKVDMSLRRAWLPYVLVALILVITRVSDEAKAFVQSWVIPFKDIMGEGLGYSIVPLYLPGGILVFVVLITYFLHKMDFKEMKEALSESSKVMLGAGFVLMFTIPLVRILINSGVNGAGFDSMPVAMANFVATSVGDIYPMFAPAIGALGAFIAGSNTVSNMMLSQFQFGVADALGVSTALMVALQAVGAAAGNMIAIHNVVAASATVGLLDQEGETLRKTVIPTLYYCLISGLLGLFALYYLGITDPLVK, encoded by the coding sequence ATGGATGTATCTATACAAGCCCTTTTTGCGGCACTGCCAATAGTTGTTGCAGCAATTTTGTTAGTAGGGTTAAGGTTGCCTGCAAAGAAAGCGATGCCTGTTGTTTTTATTGCCACAGTGCTTGTTGCTTTTTATGTATGGGATGTCAGTTTCAACAGAATCGTTGCTTCATCGATTCAAGGTTTTTTAATTACAATAGCAGTACTTTGGATAATTTTTGGTGCAATTTTATTGCTCAATACGCTTAAACACTCAGGTGCTATCAAAGTGATTCGAGAAGGCTTTAACAATGTAAGTCCCGACAGAAGAGTTCAAGTCATAATTATTGCTTGGTTGTTTGGTTCATTTATCGAAGGAGCATCTGGGTTTGGAACACCTGCTGCTATTGCTGCCCCTCTTTTAGTTGCCATTGGTTTTCCTGCAATGGCTGCCGTTATGATTGGGATGATGATTCAAAGTACGCCTGTCTCATTTGGTGCAGTGGGTACGCCTATTTTAATAGGAGTCAACAAAGGATTGGATGCTCAGAGTATTGGACTTTCACTTGAAGCAGTGGGATCAAACTGGGAGACGTTCTTGCAACTCATCACCAGTGAAGTTGCTATTATACATGGTATTACAGGGACATTGATACCTCTTTTTATGGTTATCATGTTGACACGATTTTTTGGTGAAAACCGTTCATGGACAGAAGGTTTGTCTATTGTACCATTTGCTATTTTTAGTGGTTTGGCTTTTACCATTCCATATGCGCTTACAGGTATCTTTTTAGGAGCAGAGTTTCCATCACTGATTGGTGCATTGATTGGACTTCCGCTTGTCATATTTGCTGCTAAAAAAGGTTTTTTAATTCCTAAAGACAGTTGGGATTTTGCTCCAAAAGAGAAATGGCCTATCCATTGGGTTTCCAAACTTGAGATGAACCTAGATGCTATGAATACAAAAGTGGATATGTCACTGAGAAGAGCTTGGTTACCTTATGTGCTTGTAGCTCTTATTTTGGTTATTACACGAGTATCTGATGAAGCAAAAGCGTTTGTACAATCATGGGTGATTCCTTTTAAAGATATCATGGGTGAAGGCTTAGGTTACTCTATCGTACCTCTTTATTTACCAGGTGGGATATTGGTTTTTGTTGTTTTAATCACCTATTTTTTACATAAAATGGATTTTAAAGAGATGAAAGAGGCTTTAAGTGAATCCTCTAAAGTTATGTTAGGTGCAGGGTTTGTTTTGATGTTTACCATTCCTTTGGTAAGAATTTTAATTAACTCAGGTGTCAATGGTGCCGGTTTTGACTCCATGCCCGTCGCCATGGCCAACTTTGTAGCCACATCAGTTGGAGACATCTACCCAATGTTTGCACCAGCAATAGGTGCTTTGGGTGCATTTATTGCAGGTTCAAATACCGTTTCTAATATGATGCTGAGTCAATTTCAGTTCGGTGTGGCTGACGCACTTGGTGTTTCAACTGCGCTCATGGTAGCTCTGCAAGCAGTTGGTGCTGCTGCGGGTAATATGATAGCCATTCACAATGTCGTCGCCGCATCTGCAACGGTTGGATTGCTTGATCAAGAGGGTGAGACGTTGAGAAAAACGGTCATACCAACTCTTTATTACTGTTTAATCAGTGGTCTATTAGGTCTGTTTGCCCTATACTATTTAGGCATAACCGACCCCTTAGTCAAATAG
- a CDS encoding DNA adenine methylase: protein MCKPVIKWVGGKRQLLNELKKYMPEKFNTYFEPFIGGGALFFDLKLEKSFINDYNSELTNLYEIIKNNPKELIKDLGKHQNNADYYYKIRALDRTPTKYKRLTNIKKASRFIYLNKTGFNGLYRVNKSGQFNVPFGKYKNPNYADFDNIFACSDLLQETTILNGDFEIIKPYICKGDFIYFDPPYVPLNETSSFTEYTDKGFDEDMQFRLKELCDYIHSIGAFFMLSNSYTDYIKDLYNEYELITVQANRALNCKASGRGKINEYIVVNYKIKKGN, encoded by the coding sequence ATGTGTAAGCCAGTTATAAAGTGGGTTGGAGGAAAACGCCAACTTTTAAATGAATTAAAAAAATATATGCCAGAAAAATTCAATACATATTTTGAGCCATTTATTGGAGGTGGCGCATTATTTTTTGATTTAAAATTAGAAAAAAGTTTCATTAATGATTATAACTCAGAGCTAACAAATTTATACGAAATAATAAAAAATAACCCTAAAGAACTTATTAAGGATTTAGGCAAACATCAAAATAACGCAGACTACTACTATAAAATAAGAGCACTAGATAGAACACCTACAAAATATAAAAGATTAACAAACATAAAGAAAGCAAGTAGATTTATTTATTTAAATAAAACTGGATTTAATGGACTTTATAGAGTGAATAAAAGCGGGCAATTTAATGTGCCTTTTGGTAAATATAAAAACCCTAATTATGCTGACTTTGATAATATTTTTGCATGCAGTGATTTATTACAAGAAACAACTATTCTAAATGGAGATTTTGAGATTATTAAGCCATATATTTGCAAAGGAGATTTTATATATTTTGATCCTCCATATGTTCCGTTAAATGAAACTTCTAGTTTTACAGAATACACAGATAAAGGATTTGATGAAGATATGCAGTTTAGATTAAAAGAATTATGTGATTATATTCATAGTATAGGTGCATTCTTTATGTTATCTAATTCATATACGGACTATATAAAAGACTTATATAATGAATATGAGTTAATAACTGTACAAGCGAATAGAGCATTAAATTGCAAGGCTTCTGGTAGAGGAAAAATAAATGAATATATTGTAGTAAATTATAAAATCAAAAAAGGGAACTAA